One stretch of Pomacea canaliculata isolate SZHN2017 linkage group LG11, ASM307304v1, whole genome shotgun sequence DNA includes these proteins:
- the LOC112576347 gene encoding uncharacterized protein LOC112576347 has translation MKFLSDEVHPSLPCIAVLASAIMLFFSGMFAVSASSEVEQCTKVKFSISPSFPLNINEAKLYGFEKHSTTTFTCSAEAINGFIKPRIYIFSNKEAGTNTNEGVSSGTNSLLHGINSTWSKGNKIQEVFVDNLTLSFNLWETTCDHTGTWKCRAVYQYLGRTDDIDYWCRQQLTVSTFPTNLQISFQPPYKQYYLGDPIKVMCTGFMGSEDATWVFESRMPRDPEGEWPEHYDGFISTSPRRIKECQVTGGAILSINISERDEGKIFRCLIKRPGHWFVELAATALPIILLRDITNNPVSRPVPKKSNECSVKVWTIFGATIGGVLLFVIVIEVSYYAIVVWRQKNSRRPSLFPDIPSPPLRR, from the exons GCGCCATCATGCTATTTTTCTCAG ggATGTTTGCTGTGTCCGCCAGTAGTGAAGTCGAGCAGTGCACCAAAGTCAAGTTCAGCATCAGCCCTTCTTTTCCCCTTAACATCAATGAGGCAAAGCTTTACGGATTTGAGAAGCATTCGACCACGACATTCACCTGTTCTGCCGAAGCCATAAATGGATTTATCAAACCCAGAATCTACATCTTCTCCAACAAGGAGGCCGGCACGAATACAA ATGAAGGTGTCAGTTCAGGAACGAATTCACTGTTGCACGGTATTAATTCAACCTGGtctaaaggaaataaaatccaG GAGGTGTTCGTGGACAACTTAACCCTCAGCTTCAATCTGTGGGAGACGACGTGCGACCACACAGGCACGTGGAAGTGCAGGGCTGTATACCAGTACTTGGGCAGAACCGACGACATCGACTACTGGTGTCGGCAACAGCTGACTGTCAGCA CGTTTCCAACCAACCTGCAGATATCCTTTCAGCCACCCTACAAACAATACTATCTGGGGGATCCTATAAAGGTGATGTGCACAGGTTTCATGGGGTCGGAGGACGCGACGTGGGTGTTCGAATCTCGGATGCCCCGTGACCCAGAAGGCGAATGGCCGGAACACTACGATGGCTTCATT TCAACATCTCCAAGAAGAATTAAGGAATGTCAAGTCACCGGCGGCGCAATTCTCTCGATAAACATCTCAGAACGGGACGAGGGCAAAATATTCCGGTGTTTGATCAAGCGGCCAGGCCACTGGTTTGTGGAACTTGCCGCCACGGCTCTGCCTATTATCCTCC TGAGGGACATAACGAACAACCCGGTGTCGAGGCCGGTGCCCAAGAAAAGCAACGAATGTTCGGTGAAGGTCTGGACCATCTTCGGCGCCACCATCGGTGGAGTCCTCctctttgtcatcgtcatcgaAGTCTCGTACTACGCTATCGTCGTCTGGCGTCAAAAAAATTCGAGGAGGCCATCTTTATTCCCAGACATACCTTCACCTCCACTTCGCCGATGA